The following DNA comes from Hahella chejuensis KCTC 2396.
CACGCCCAACCAAGGGCCGCATAGTTTCATTGTTAAGAGAAGTTAACCCTGAAGCTCTCATACGCAAGAGCTTCAGGGTTAAAAAGAGAAAAGAAGAGCTTGTCTGTAAGCCGGGTTCTGTCGTGGACAGTCATTCATCTGGGATGCATGTCGCCATGCACCTCTAGCGACCTACCCGGACCCAGCGTGGGCCACGCCATTGGGTCCCTATTTGGTCTTGCTCCGAGTGGGGTTTTCCATCGCCATGGACTGTTACCAGCCATGCGGTGCGCTCTTACCGCACCATTTCAACCTTACCGGTCTGCCGAAGCAGACTTAGGCGGTATACTTTCTGTTGCACTTTCCGTCGACTCGCGCCGCCCAGGCGTTACCTGGCACTTTGCCCTGTGGAGCCCGGACTTTCCTCCATCTCGCGCCCAATAAAGGATGCGAAACAGCGACTGCCTAACAAGCTCTGGCGGCAAGATTAGCGATTTCCCTCTTCCGACACAAGCTTTGCGCCGACATGTCGCTGAAGAAGTCGCAAACTCACTCGCCCTTTAACGCCAACGCCTGCTGATAAAGCTCGTTCTTACCAACTCCCGTCAATGAGGACGCCAGCGCCGCCGCCTTCTTGACAGGTAATTCTTTGAGCAGCGCCTGTAGAAGTTGCGACACTTTGATTTCCACAAAGTCGCCCTGTTCTTTCCGCTCCCCTTTCACCAATACGACGAATTCACCGCGCTGCTGATTTCCATCCTCCTGCATCCAGGCTTTAATGTCCTGAACGCAGCCCGCCTTTATTGTCTCAAAGGTTTTGGTCAACTCTCTGGCGATCACCACTTCTCGAGCAGCCCCCATCACCACCTCCAAATCTTCCATCATCGCCAAGATCCGGTGAGGAGACTCATAGAACACCATCGTCCGGGGCTCGTCCGCCAATTCTTGCAAACGCCCTCGTCGACCTGAACCTTTGGCGGGCAGAAAGCCCTCGAAAACAAACCGCTCGCTAGGCATGCCGGAAGCAGACAAGGCCGCCACCAATGCACAGGCGCCGGGAACTGGTGTGACGATGAAGCCCGCCTCTCTGGTCGCCCGCACCAAAGGAAAACCCGGGTCCGATATCAGCGGCGTCCCTGCATCAGATATCAAAGCGATAGACTTGCCCACCGCCAACTCTGACAACAAACGCTCTGTTTTTGCTTCTTCATTGAACTGATGCAAAGACGTCATCGGCGCATCAACGCCAAAATGACTCAACAGTTTGCCGCTATGCCGGGTATCTTCCGCCGCAATCAGGTCTACCGATTTCAATATGGCGATCGCCCTGGGAGTCATATCATCCAAATTACCAATCGGGGTCGCTACTATGTATAAAACGCCCTTTGCTTCGCTCATAATTCTTTCATCTTGTTAATAACTGAAATTTCCACCCCAACCATGGCCTTTGCTAGAATGACCGTTGCTTTTATATTTACACTCGGCTTCTCGCATATCGCCGCCATTATAAAACCGCCGCGGCCGGCCTAAGTTAACCATAAATCCGGCCTGACTTATAACTATTGCTCCCTGGTAAGCGCATGCAGCGAAAACATAATTATTCATTTCACGTCCTGCTCTTAACATTACTCCTGTCTTTATTAGGCGGTTGTGAGGGCTTACCCGTCAAAGGCGGCGACTCTGGCGCACAAGACGCAACTACTCAAGACGAAGCGGAAAGACAACTCCAGCTCGCTAAAAATACATTGCCGCCCGAGCAAGCCAACCATCGCCTGAAAGCCCTGGACATATATATCGCACGCGGGGACTACGCAAACGCGCAAAAAGTGGTGGAATCCATCAACTCCACCACCCTGACCCTCCCCCAAATGGAGCAATATATTATTCTGGGCGCCACACTGGCCCTGGAGCAGAATCGAACAGATCAGGCTCTCTCTTATTTCAACGCAGCGCCTTCCGACGCTTTCGCCAGCCGTCCTGTAGACATTCAATTACGCGCCAATGAACTGCACGCCAAAGCGCTTATGGCGACAGGCTCATCTCTTGATGCTGCGCAGCTTCTGATTTATGCATCAGGCCTTTATACCGGCGAAGAATATTGGCGAGTACTTGACGATGTTTGGAATGCGTTGCGCGCCACTCCCAGCCTGGAGCTGAGCCGCGCCCTGGAAACGGCTCAAGACTATGACTGGCGGGGATGGCTTGAGCTTATAACCGCAGTACGCCAGAACCAGTTCAGCCTGGAAATGCAATTAGCTGCGCTGAAAAGCTGGCGCCGGCAATGGGCTGACCACCCCGCAGCGAGAAGACTTCCCGCCGAACTCAAGATGCTGGCGGAGCTACCCAATGAGCGCCCCAGCAAAATTGCACTGCTGGCTCCGCTAAGCGGCAATTTGGCTAAAGCAGGAGAAGCTATTCGTGACGGCTTTCTGGCTGCTTACTATCAGGATATCAACAGCAGCGAAAGCAATGGGCAAGGTCCAGAAATTCAGATCATAGATTCAGGCTCCATTGAAAATATCGCCGACCTCTATCTATCGTTGCAACTGGAAGGTTATGACCTGATTATCGGTCCCCTGGAGAAAGAAGCCGTCGCCCAGCTCGCCGGCTTCCCGGAACTCGACCCCCCCGTGCTTGCACTAAACTACCTGGACGAAGGCGTCGCCCCGCCTCCCGGCATGTACCAATACGGACTGGCCGCCGAGGACGAAGTGCGCCAGATAGCCAGAAAGCTAATATCGGAAGGAAAACGCGGCGTTGCAGTGATTTACCCTGACGCGCCATGGGCGATCAAACTCGCCAGCGTGCTGGACAGAGAATATCAAGCGGCCAACCTACCATTACCTATCCCATACAAATATGTAGATGGAGAAAATTATTCGGACGGAATAGCCCACCTCCTGCAGATCAATGCAAGCAAGCAAAGGGCCAGGAAACTGAAGTCGGTGGCAGGCAAGTTTGAATATGAGCCGCGCCGCCGGCAGGACATTGATGGAATCATCATGATCTCTACGCCTTATGTGGCCAGACAGTTGAAGCCTTTACTGCTGTTCCACTACGCCAGCGACCTGCCCGTCTACGCGACATCCCAGATATACGGCGGCGTCCCGCAGCCGGACAAAGATCATGATTTGAATGGTATTCACTTTACAGAAACGCCATGGCTGCTGAGTCAGTCTTTACCTCTCAAGCAAGATATTCGCTACGTTGCGGACACTACACGCTATGAAAGACTCTATGCGATGGGCGCCGACGCTTACACTATCGCCCCGCGGCTCAGCCTCATGCGTCAGTTCCCTGACAGTCAGATACAAGGAACGACAGGCAACCTATTTATGAACGAGTCTCAGCAGATTCGTCGCATTTTAGAATGGGCGATATTTGAAAGAGGCTTGGCGAAAGCCGAATTAAACAGCCCGGAGTCACCCCCCCAATAATGCCCTTCAAGCGCCTGATAAAGTCTATTGATATTGGACGCGCCGCAGAAAGCCAAGCGGAGAAATTCGCCCGCGCTCAAGGGTTCACTATCGTTGAGCGCAACTTTCGCTGCAAAGGAGGAGAGATAGACCTCATCGCCAGACATGGCGAGCACCTGGTATTCATAGAAGTTCGTCACCGCAGCAGCGATAAGTTCGGCAGTGCGGCGGAGTCCATCACCCAAAAAAAGCAGCAACGCATCATCCTTGCCGCCAATATATACCTTCAGAAGAAAGGTTTAACAAACATGCCATGTCGATTTGATGTTATCGTGGGGAACCTCAAATCAAACACCGGCTTCCAATGGATACCAGACGCATTTAGCTGCTGGTGACGCCACGTTTTCGCATCAACGTACATCACCGTTATTTCCGGATTTTTATATGAACAGTATCGAACGCATCATCCACCTCTTCGAAGAAAGCATTAAAGCGAAGCAAGTTTCCGCACAATCGCTTCCGCCACTGATTGAAGCGGCAGGCCAGTTGATGGTTCACGCACTTCTTAGCGATCACAAAATCCTTTCATGCGGCAATGGCGGATCCGCCGGAGATGCGCAGCACTTCTCCTCGGAACTGCTGAACCGTTTCGAGCGGGAACGCCCCAGCCTACCTGCAATCGCCCTGACGACTGACACATCAACACTAACTTCCATCGCTAACGACTACAGCTATAACGAAGTTTTTTCCAAGCAGATACGCGCCCTGGGTTCAGAAGGCGATGTACTTTTGGCGATATCCACCAGCGGCAACTCTGCAAATGTGATTCAAGCGATACAGGCGGCCCATGACAGAGGAATGCGAGTGATTGCCTTGACAGGCAAAGATGGCGGCAACATGGCCTCCCTGCTCCAAGCCGAAGATGTCGAGATTCGAGTTCCAATGACTTCCACTGCGCGCATCCAAGAAGTGCATCTATTAACAATCCATACTCTTTGCGACTACATCGACCGCGAAATTTTTGGCCCTATCGATTAACGCCAACAAAAAAGCCGGATACCTGGCTTCTTATCAGGCATCCGGCTCTTCAGGTTCTAAAAGCTCTAATTGTTTACTTAACGATCTTCAAGCTCGGTTTGGAACCATCTCTCCCCCCACCTTTCGGAGGAGGCGCTGGAGAAGATCCAGGCTTACTTTTACTGCCAGGCGGCTCCGGGGCCCCGCCTGGCTCAGAGCCAAAGACCATGCCTTGACCATTTTCCTTTGCGTATATCGCCAATACCGCCATTACCGGAACGGACACCTGACGCGGCACCCCGCCAAAACGAGCGCTAAACTCAAGATAATCATTACCTATACTCAAGCCACGCACCGCCTGCGGACTGATATTGAGAACGATCTGACCGTTGCTCACAAAATCACGCGGGACGTCTACGCCTTGAAGCGATGCATCGACAACCACATAAGGCGTCAGGTGATTATCAAGAATCCACTCGTTCAGAGCTCGCAACAAATAGGGACGACTGGGAGTCATTGGTTTTGCCAATTCAATTTGAGCTTAAGGGGCCTTGTTAGACCCCTCAGTTAGAAGTATCAGCTAAACATTTCCTGTTCGATGTCGGACAGGCTAGCTTTAAAGGACTCGCGCGAGAACAGGCGATCCATATACTTGATCAGCGGTTTAGCCGGCTTTTCAGGGAGCTCGATCTTCATGAGCTTCAGGCGCCACAACAATGGAGCGACGCAGCAATCTACAATTGTAAACTCCTCGCTCATGAAATACGGCTTCTCTGAAAAGATGGGAGCAGCAGCTATCAGACTTTCACGAAGCTGTTTGCGCGCCTCTTCAACCTCAGCAGTATCAGATTTACCTTGCAGAACTATATCCGCCAGACTGCACCAATCTTTTTGGATTCGGTACATCAACAAACGGCTCTGCGCCCGCGCAACCGGATATACCGGCAAAAGCGGCGGATGAGGAAAACGCTCATCCAAGTACTCCATCATGATGTTTGGTTCGTACAGCGACAGCTCACGATCCACCAGGGTTGGCAGCGTGTTATAAGGATTTAGGTCAGCAATTTCCGCAGGCTTATCATCAGGATCAACATCGATGATGTCTACCGCCACCCCTTTCTCAGCCAAAACAATACGGACTCTATGACTGTAGTGGCTCTGCGGATCAGAAAAAAATGTCATTGATGACCGTTTGGTCACGACTCCCATAGAATTACCTCGGTCGCTTGTAACTCAGATTATTCAGAAAGAAAAATTCCAGCACCGGGCAACCCGATGCTGGAGCTTTTATCCAAGGTCGAACATTATACACGAAAAGACTAATGAACGTCTTTCCAATATTCTCTATTGAGGAGGTATGCGGGCACGAACAGAATCACCAGGAACAAAAGCACGTACGGAGCAATCTCTTCACTCTCCAGCCTTGAGGGCTCGCCCACATAAGCCAGGAAGTTGACCATGTCGCGAATCGCAGCATCATACTCTTGCGGCTCCATGCTGCCCGTTGTAGCGAATGACTTACAACCCGGCGCGCCCACTACAACTCCACTCAACGGATCAATACCTGCCTTGCCGCCCAACTCCGGTTTCTCCGCACACAACCCCTGCAGATCAACCAGAACATGAGGCATACCAACGTCTTTAAATACAACGTTGTTTACCCCCCAAGGCCTGGACTCGTCCTTGTAAAAGCCGCGCAAATAACTATACAACCAGTCAGGACCGCGCAGCCTTGAAACCAGCGTCAAATCTGGCGGCGGAGCGCCGAACCAGCCTTGCGCCATGGACGGAGCCATAGCAATATCCATCAGCTGCCCAATCTTCGCATCGCCGAAGATCAGATTCTCTTCGTAAAGGTTGTGCGGAATACCAATGTCATCCGCTACACGCTCATAACGGGAATACTTTAAGGAGTGGCAGCCCATACAGTAGTTAGTAAACATCGCAGCGCCTCTTTGCAGAGAGGGCTTATCGCGAATATCGACATCTACGTGATCTAAATGAACATCTCCACCGCCAGCCGCATGTGCAAGAGACGTCACGCACGAGAGAAGCAGAACTTTGAGTATGCTTTTCATTAGTGAGTCACCCTCTCTGGTACAGGTTTAGTCTTTTCTGCTCTGGTATACCAAGGCATCAATAGGAAGTATGCGAAATATAAGCCTGTACATAGAGGAGCAAGCCAACTCGGCTGCTCATTAGCTGGCAAGACTCCACAAACCCCCAAAATCACGAAGCTGACGACAAGCACTAAAAGGGCAATTTTGCTCATCGCTCCCTTATAACGAATAGACTTCACAGGACTGCGATCCAACCAAGGCAACACAAACAGAATTGCTATTGCAGCCCCCATAACGACAACGCCCCAGAACTTCGCGTCCACACCGAATAGCGGATACGTGATTGCACGAAGCATCGCGTAGAAAGGCGTGAAGTACCATACAGGCGCAATATGCTCAGGAGTTTTCAGCGGATTTGCCGGTTCGAAGTTAGGCTTCTCAAGGAAGTAGCCATTCATTTCAGGGAAGTAGAACACTACTACGCAGAATACGAATAGGAAAACAATCAACGCGACGATGTCATGCACCGTATAGTAGGGGTGGAAAGGAATTCCATCTTTAGGAATACCGTTTTCATCCTTGTTCTTTTTAATCTCAACGCCGTCTGGGTTATTCGAACCCACTTCATGAAGCGCCAAAATATGCAGCACCACCAAGCCAAGCAGTACAATTGGTAAAGCGATGACATGCAGAGCAAAGAACCGGTTAAGAGTAATACCCGATATTAGATAGTCGCCACGAATCCATTGAGCCAAGTCTTCGCCCACATAAGGTATGGCGCCAAACAGAGAAACGATAACCTGCGCACCCCAGTATGACATCTGCCCCCAAGGCAGCAAGTAACCCAAGAACGCTTCCGCCATCAGGCACAGATAGATGGTCATGCCGAATATCCAAACTAGCTCACGGGGCTTTTTATAAGAACCGTACAAGAGCCCTCGGAACATATGCAGATAAACGACGACAAAGAAGGCGGAGGCGCCAGTCGAATGCATTAATCGAATCAGCCAGCCGAACTCAACGTCGCGCATAATGTACTCTACTGAAGCAAACGCGCCTTCAGCAGAGGGGTTATAGCTCATTGTCAACCAAATGCCCGTAAGCAACTGATTAATTAGAACAACCAAAGACAAAGAGCCAAAGAAATACCATACGTTAAAGTTTTTAGGCGCATAGTACTTGCTCATATGCTTTTCGAAGGCATCGACGACTGGCAGGCGATCGTCGATCCACTGGATAAGCTTCTGCATTATGCGTTCTCCTTGTCTTCACCTACGATGAGGTTCACGTCATCAACATACATGTGGGGAGGCACTTCAAGATTCTTAGGAGCAGGGACATCTTTGAAGACCCTTCCCGCCAAGTCGAACTTGCTACCATGACAAGGACAGTAAAAACCGCCAACGGTTTCATCGGGTATCACCTCTGGCAGGAACTTTGGTGAGCAGCCCAGATGCGTACAGATTCCAACCAGTATGACGTATTCATCTTTGATGGAGCGGTGAGGGTTTTGAGCGTATGCGGGTTGCTGCGGCTTTTCAGATTGCGGATCCTGCAATTGCTCCGCAATCGAATCCAAGCCTTTGAGCATTTCCGGCGTTCTCCGCACGACCCAAACAGGTTTGCCCCGCCATTCAACGGTCATCTGTTGGCCAGGTTCAATCTTACTGATATTGACCTTAACAGGCGCTCCAGCGGCTTTTGCTTTAGCGCTTGGGTTCCAGGAAGCGACAAAAGGCACGGCCGCGCCGATGGCGCCGATACCTCCAACGACCGAGGTTGCTCCCACCAGAAAACGACGGCGGCTCTTATTCACGTCGTCTTTCGTCATACTAGGTTTCTCCCATCAGGCAGCAATTTGAGGCCAAAATCAGGCCATTATGCTCTTATTTCTTCAGGCGTAAAATCCGGCTGACATACTAATTAAAATGCCTTATCGATACAAGGACGACGCACGTGCGGCGAGGCCTTGTCTCAACAATATTGATCCAAGTTAAATATCTGTCGGGCGGCTTTGACCCATTTTCAGCGGAAACAAAAAAGCCCGGATTACCGGGCTTTTTATTGAAAGCGTAATGATTAACGCTTGGAGAATTGCGGACGCTTACGCGCTTTACGCAGACCCACTTTCTTACGTTCAACTTCACGAGCGTCGCGAGTAACGTAACCGGCCTTACGCAGCGGAGAGCGATTCGCTTCATCATATTGAATCAGCGCACGAGTGATGCCGTGACGAATTGCGCCTGCCTGGCCAGAAGGACCGCCGCCTTTAACAGTAACAAATACATCAAAATTGCCAATAGAGCCCAACAACTCCAGAGGCTGACGTACGACCATACGCGCAGTTTCACGACCAAAGTATGAATCCAGATCAGTCTGGTTCACAGTAATTTTTCCGCTACCGGGTCTCAGGAAGACGCGAGCAGTCGAAGTTTTACGACGACCTGTACCATAGTATTGAGTAACAGACATATCCACCTTCCTTAAATTTTCAGTTCAATCGGTTGCTGAGCGGTATGCGGGTGTTCAGCCGAAGCGTATACCTTGAGCTTTTTCAGCATCGCACGACCTAAAGGATTGCGCGGCATCATGCCTTTAACAGCTGTTTCGATAACACGCTCAGGAGCATGTTGGATCAGCTTATCAAAAGACATCTCTTTCAAACCGCCAGGATAGCCTGTGTGGCGATAGTACATTTTGTCTTGAGCCTTGTTGCCGGTAACACGCACTTTTTCCGCGTTAACTACAACGATGTAATCCCCAGTGTCAACGTGAGGGGTATATTCCGCTTTGTGCTTGCCCCTCAAGCGACGGGCGATTTCAGTAGAAAGACGTCCAAGCGTCTTGTCGGTCGCGTCTATAACATACCAGTCACGCTTTACGGTTTCTGGCTTAGCGCTGATCGTTTTCATTTAAATCCCGCCTTACTCTTAAATTCTCGGCTGATTAATCCAAATAAAACGCACGCTGCGCCTTCCCTTCGGGGGAAGTTACAACGACGTTCTGACTTTTCGGAACTCGGGCTTCGGGGCTTCGCCAAAGTTCCTAACTATATTGCAAATCCGGGCGCAGGATTATATTGCACTTCCTGCTCAATTGCTACTCTAAATCCAATTAATTACGCGGCCCACAAAGTTAAGGCTTCGATTCAAAGCCTGGGAGGTCAAATGTATCGATAGTGTTTTGAAGAATCGTGTCGGATATCCGTTCGGGCGCCTCTTCTCTCAAGGCGCACAGCACATTAAATACCTGGGGAATCATCTCTGGGGAATTACGCCGCCCCTGTCGACCACACAATGGCATATCCGGAGCGTCCGTCTCTAACAGAAGGGACTCCAACGGAAGTCTGGAAATCGCCTTTCTGGTTTTTTGCGCCCGGTCATAGGTGATGACGCCGCCAACCCCTAATTTGAGCCCCAGTTTTACAAACTGCACCCCCTCTTCATAGCTTCCCGAAAAGGCGTGCACAACCCCACACTTAACGCCAGATTCTTTAACCCGCTTCGCAAGCTGACTATGAGTTTTTCTGGAGTGAAGAATCACGGGAAGATCTAACGCTTTCGCCATCCTCAGCTGCTCACTCAAAAAATACAGCTGCACGTCAAAATCAATATCCGCCGTCGCATCCAGCCCACACTCCCCCACAGCTGAGACATCCGCTCGTTGTTCGCGCAACTGGTTATCCAGCTCATCCAGATGAAGTTCTAAGTGCTCGTGTAGATAAAGAGGATGAATACCCAGCGCGAAATTAAGCTCGTCAAAGCTCTTAGCCAACTGAGATATGCGAGTCCAATTTTGAATGCCTACCGAGGGCGCAATGATACGCCTTACACCCAACCCCCAGGCATTACGCAACACATCTTCCCTGTCGTCATCGAAGTCGGGAAAATCAAAGTGGCAATGGCTATCAATAAAAATCGCCATCGCCAACTCCCTTAATGTTCCCGCGTCTTCCGGAACTGAACATCCGGGTAGCGCTCAATGGCGAGCTGCAAATTAACATTCGTCGGCGCAAGATAGGTTAAGTTATCACCACCATCGAGAGATAAGTTCTCAGACACCTTCCGCTTGAACTCTTCCAGCTTTTTCGGATCTTTTGCATCAACCCAACGGGCCGTGGAAACATTTACCGGCTCGTACACGGCCTCCACCTTATATTCAGACTTGAGGCGATGCACCACTACGTCAAACTGCAGCATGCCCACAGCCCCAACAATCAAGTCGTTGTTATTGAGCGGACGAAACACTTGCACCGCGCCTTCTTCCGACAACTGAATCAAGCCTTTCTGAAGCTGTTTGGATTTCAGAGGGTCCTTGAGGCGAATACGGCGGAACAGCTCCGGCGCAAAGTTAGGGATGCCGCTAAATTTAAGCTCCTCTCCTTCACTGAAGGTATCGCCAATCTGAATGGTGCCATGGTTATGCAAGCCAATGATGTCGCCCGCAAACGCTTCCTCCGCTCTGGCTCGATCTCCCGCCATGAATGTCAGCGCGTCCGCAATACGAATATCTTTACCCAAACGCACATGCTTTATCTTCATGCCCTGTTCGTAACGTCCTGAGCAGACTCTCAAGAAAGCGATACGGTCACGATGAAGCGGGTCCATATTCGCCTGTATCTTGAATACAAAGCCGGAAAACTTTTCATCTTCCGCTTCAACCATGCGCTTGTCCGTTTCTCTGGGTTGAGGAGATGGCGCCCACGCAACCAAACCATCCAGCATATGATCAACGCCAAAGTTGCCTAACGCCGTACCAAAGAATACTGGAGTCAACTCGCCAGCCAAAAAGGCCTGATGATCAAACTCATGAGATGCGCCTTGCAATAACTCGATTTCGCCTCGTAAATTCTCCGCATCTGAACCAAGCACCTGATCCAGTTCGGGGTTATCCAGGCCTTTAATAGTGCGCCCATCTTGAAGGGTATGCCCCTTCCCAGTTTGGTACAAAATGACTTCATCCCGCAGAAGGTGGTATACGCCTTTGAACCCCTTACCCATTCCGATAGGCCACGAAATAGGCGCGCATTTAATTTTCAGAACATCCTCGACTTCATCCAACAACTCCATTGGATCTCGAATATCACGGTCAAGTTTGTTCATGAAAGTAATGATTGGCGTATCGCGCAACCGCGTAACTTCCATTAGCTTGATGGTGCGCTCCTCAACGCCTTTTGCGCTGTCTATAACCATCAAACAGGAGTCAACCGCAGTCAAAGTACGATAGGTGTCTTCAGAAAAGTCTTCGTGACCGGGCGTATCAAGCAGGTTTACCAAAGAGTCGTCATAAGGGAACTGCATAACGGAAGTGGTTACGGAGATGCCCCGCTCTTTTTCCATTTCCATCCAGTCGGATTTCGCAAATTGGCCAGACTTTTTACCTTTTACTGTACCGGCTTTCTGCAGCGCACCGCCATGTAAAAGCACTTTCTCAGTAATGGTGGTTTTACCCGCATCAGGATGCGAGATAATGGCGAATGTACGACGGCGTTTGATTTCTTCACGAAGTCCCATGACAAACCTTGAACATCTGGCGAATTGAGGGCGAACATTATAGCGCCGCAAACAGAGTGTCAAAAGCTATTGATAGCGACTGGAATCAAAGGTTCTAAGCACATCAGGAAAATACACCATCATGCCTGTCGCCAACATCCCGTTAATCACACCCTCTGGCAAAGCTATCAAAGGGAGATAAGCGAGCATTAAAGAATGATCCTGACTCCACTCGCCATCTCCGAGCCAACAAACCGTCATACCAAACAAGACGCTAGCGACTATCGACAGCCCACCGCCCAAGAAACCATTCACCAGAGGATAAGCAAAGAACAACTTTCCACCAGACTTCCTTTCCACATCAACAACCCACTTGGTCACCATGACAGGAATAAATACTCCCCCTATAAAATTCAAAGGGATAAGTAACCAAGGAGTAGCGCCCTGAAGCGCAAGCAGCGATA
Coding sequences within:
- the rsmI gene encoding 16S rRNA (cytidine(1402)-2'-O)-methyltransferase yields the protein MSEAKGVLYIVATPIGNLDDMTPRAIAILKSVDLIAAEDTRHSGKLLSHFGVDAPMTSLHQFNEEAKTERLLSELAVGKSIALISDAGTPLISDPGFPLVRATREAGFIVTPVPGACALVAALSASGMPSERFVFEGFLPAKGSGRRGRLQELADEPRTMVFYESPHRILAMMEDLEVVMGAAREVVIARELTKTFETIKAGCVQDIKAWMQEDGNQQRGEFVVLVKGERKEQGDFVEIKVSQLLQALLKELPVKKAAALASSLTGVGKNELYQQALALKGE
- a CDS encoding penicillin-binding protein activator yields the protein MQRKHNYSFHVLLLTLLLSLLGGCEGLPVKGGDSGAQDATTQDEAERQLQLAKNTLPPEQANHRLKALDIYIARGDYANAQKVVESINSTTLTLPQMEQYIILGATLALEQNRTDQALSYFNAAPSDAFASRPVDIQLRANELHAKALMATGSSLDAAQLLIYASGLYTGEEYWRVLDDVWNALRATPSLELSRALETAQDYDWRGWLELITAVRQNQFSLEMQLAALKSWRRQWADHPAARRLPAELKMLAELPNERPSKIALLAPLSGNLAKAGEAIRDGFLAAYYQDINSSESNGQGPEIQIIDSGSIENIADLYLSLQLEGYDLIIGPLEKEAVAQLAGFPELDPPVLALNYLDEGVAPPPGMYQYGLAAEDEVRQIARKLISEGKRGVAVIYPDAPWAIKLASVLDREYQAANLPLPIPYKYVDGENYSDGIAHLLQINASKQRARKLKSVAGKFEYEPRRRQDIDGIIMISTPYVARQLKPLLLFHYASDLPVYATSQIYGGVPQPDKDHDLNGIHFTETPWLLSQSLPLKQDIRYVADTTRYERLYAMGADAYTIAPRLSLMRQFPDSQIQGTTGNLFMNESQQIRRILEWAIFERGLAKAELNSPESPPQ
- a CDS encoding YraN family protein is translated as MPFKRLIKSIDIGRAAESQAEKFARAQGFTIVERNFRCKGGEIDLIARHGEHLVFIEVRHRSSDKFGSAAESITQKKQQRIILAANIYLQKKGLTNMPCRFDVIVGNLKSNTGFQWIPDAFSCW
- a CDS encoding phosphoheptose isomerase is translated as MNSIERIIHLFEESIKAKQVSAQSLPPLIEAAGQLMVHALLSDHKILSCGNGGSAGDAQHFSSELLNRFERERPSLPAIALTTDTSTLTSIANDYSYNEVFSKQIRALGSEGDVLLAISTSGNSANVIQAIQAAHDRGMRVIALTGKDGGNMASLLQAEDVEIRVPMTSTARIQEVHLLTIHTLCDYIDREIFGPID
- a CDS encoding ClpXP protease specificity-enhancing factor, translating into MTPSRPYLLRALNEWILDNHLTPYVVVDASLQGVDVPRDFVSNGQIVLNISPQAVRGLSIGNDYLEFSARFGGVPRQVSVPVMAVLAIYAKENGQGMVFGSEPGGAPEPPGSKSKPGSSPAPPPKGGGRDGSKPSLKIVK
- a CDS encoding glutathione S-transferase N-terminal domain-containing protein, whose translation is MGVVTKRSSMTFFSDPQSHYSHRVRIVLAEKGVAVDIIDVDPDDKPAEIADLNPYNTLPTLVDRELSLYEPNIMMEYLDERFPHPPLLPVYPVARAQSRLLMYRIQKDWCSLADIVLQGKSDTAEVEEARKQLRESLIAAAPIFSEKPYFMSEEFTIVDCCVAPLLWRLKLMKIELPEKPAKPLIKYMDRLFSRESFKASLSDIEQEMFS
- a CDS encoding cytochrome c1 — translated: MKSILKVLLLSCVTSLAHAAGGGDVHLDHVDVDIRDKPSLQRGAAMFTNYCMGCHSLKYSRYERVADDIGIPHNLYEENLIFGDAKIGQLMDIAMAPSMAQGWFGAPPPDLTLVSRLRGPDWLYSYLRGFYKDESRPWGVNNVVFKDVGMPHVLVDLQGLCAEKPELGGKAGIDPLSGVVVGAPGCKSFATTGSMEPQEYDAAIRDMVNFLAYVGEPSRLESEEIAPYVLLFLVILFVPAYLLNREYWKDVH
- a CDS encoding cytochrome b, whose amino-acid sequence is MQKLIQWIDDRLPVVDAFEKHMSKYYAPKNFNVWYFFGSLSLVVLINQLLTGIWLTMSYNPSAEGAFASVEYIMRDVEFGWLIRLMHSTGASAFFVVVYLHMFRGLLYGSYKKPRELVWIFGMTIYLCLMAEAFLGYLLPWGQMSYWGAQVIVSLFGAIPYVGEDLAQWIRGDYLISGITLNRFFALHVIALPIVLLGLVVLHILALHEVGSNNPDGVEIKKNKDENGIPKDGIPFHPYYTVHDIVALIVFLFVFCVVVFYFPEMNGYFLEKPNFEPANPLKTPEHIAPVWYFTPFYAMLRAITYPLFGVDAKFWGVVVMGAAIAILFVLPWLDRSPVKSIRYKGAMSKIALLVLVVSFVILGVCGVLPANEQPSWLAPLCTGLYFAYFLLMPWYTRAEKTKPVPERVTH
- the petA gene encoding ubiquinol-cytochrome c reductase iron-sulfur subunit, producing the protein MTKDDVNKSRRRFLVGATSVVGGIGAIGAAVPFVASWNPSAKAKAAGAPVKVNISKIEPGQQMTVEWRGKPVWVVRRTPEMLKGLDSIAEQLQDPQSEKPQQPAYAQNPHRSIKDEYVILVGICTHLGCSPKFLPEVIPDETVGGFYCPCHGSKFDLAGRVFKDVPAPKNLEVPPHMYVDDVNLIVGEDKENA
- the rpsI gene encoding 30S ribosomal protein S9, producing MSVTQYYGTGRRKTSTARVFLRPGSGKITVNQTDLDSYFGRETARMVVRQPLELLGSIGNFDVFVTVKGGGPSGQAGAIRHGITRALIQYDEANRSPLRKAGYVTRDAREVERKKVGLRKARKRPQFSKR
- the rplM gene encoding 50S ribosomal protein L13, yielding MKTISAKPETVKRDWYVIDATDKTLGRLSTEIARRLRGKHKAEYTPHVDTGDYIVVVNAEKVRVTGNKAQDKMYYRHTGYPGGLKEMSFDKLIQHAPERVIETAVKGMMPRNPLGRAMLKKLKVYASAEHPHTAQQPIELKI